The Setaria italica strain Yugu1 chromosome IX, Setaria_italica_v2.0, whole genome shotgun sequence genome has a window encoding:
- the LOC101755932 gene encoding probable linoleate 9S-lipoxygenase 4 — MLLHAVADRLAGKNKAAWKHGRIRGTAVLVRKEALIFDHFHASLLDGLHRFLGQDTGLAFQLVSATAADPKNGGKGKVGKPAHLEELVMTVKSTETGESMFRVNFEWDDSQGIPGAVIVRNHQTEEVFLKTLTLEGVPGKGTVVFVANSWVYNHNHYAHDRIFFANDTYLPSKMPAPLVPYRNEELKILRGDNNPGPYKEHDRVYRYDYYNDLGDPDHGKDKVRPILGGSKEHPYPRRGRTGRRPTKTDPNSESRLFLLNLNIYVPRDERFGHLKMSDFLGYSLKAVIEAVVPAIEAYTDDTRNEFDSFEDILGLYELGPEAPNNPLMAEIRKRIPSELLRSMLPVGAHDDPLKMPLPNVIQSDARNKVPQDKFGWRTDEEFAREMLAGVNPVVIRRLKDFPAKSTLDRRVYGDHTSKITEAHIQHNLEGLTVQEALRKNRLFILDHHDHFMPYLDQINKLKGNFIYATRTLLFLKEDGTLKPLAIELSLPHPNGQRHGAVSKVYTPAHSGVERHIWQLAKAYVCVNDSGWHQLISHWLNTHAVIEPFVIATNRQLSVVHPVHKLLSPHFRDTMNINALARQTLINAGGIFELTVFPGKYALEMSSFVYNNWNLTEQALPNDLIKRGVAVPDASDPFGVRLLIKDYPYAKDGLMIWWTIEQWVKEYLAIYYHNDGEVRRDAELQAWWKEVREVAHGDLKDRDWWPKMITVKELARTCTTIIWVASALHAAVNFGQYPYAGYLPNRPTVSRRPMPEPGTKEYAQLEAGQEEADKVYIRTITSQLQTILGISLIEILSKHSSDEVYLGQRDEPERWTSDAKALDAFKRFGSRLVEIEKRIVKMNNDPANKNRTGPVKMPYMLLYPNTSDVTGEKGEGLKAMGIPNSISI; from the exons ATGCTGCTCCACGCGGTGGCGGACCGGCTGGCGGGGAAGAACAAGGCGGCGTGGAAGCACGGCCGGATCCGCGGCACCGCGGTGCTGGTGCGGAAGGAGGCGCTCATCTTCGACCACTTCCACGCGTCGCTCCTCGACGGCCTGCACCGGTTCCTCGGACAGGACACGGGGCTCGCGTTCCAGCTCGTCAGCGCCACGGCGGCCGACCCCA AAAATGGGGGCAAAGGGAAAGTCGGGAAGCCGGCGCACCTGGAGGAGCTGGTGATGACGGTGAAGTCGACGGAGACGGGGGAGTCCATGTTCCGGGTGAACTTCGAGTGGGACGACTCGCAGGGCATCCCCGGCGCCGTCATCGTCAGGAACCACCAGACCGAGGAGGTCTTCCTCAAGACTCTAACCCTAGAGGGCGTCCCCGGCAAGGGCACCGTGGTCTTCGTCGCCAACTCATGGGTCTACAACCACAACCACTACGCCCACGACCGCATCTTCTTCGCAAACGAC ACATATCTGCCTAGCAAAATGCCTGCGCCATTGGTGCCTTACCGGAACGAGGAACTTAAGATTCTCCGAGGTGACAATAATCCTGGACCATACAAGGAGCATGATCGTGTCTACCGTTATGACTACTACAACGACCTTGGTGATCCAGACCATGGCAAAGATAAGGTACGGCCGATCCTCGGTGGCAGCAAAGAACACCCATATCCTCGCCGTGGCAGAACTGGACGGCGCCCAACGAAAACAG ACCCAAATTCGGAGAGCAGGCTTTTTCTGCTCAACCTGAACATCTATGTCCCGCGTGATGAACGCTTTGGACATCTCAAGATGTCAGACTTCCTTGGGTACTCCCTGAAGGCAGTCATTGAGGCTGTTGTTCCAGCGATAGAAGCCTACACCGATGATACGCGAAATGAGTTTGATTCATTTGAAGACATCCTGGGACTCTATGAACTTGGTCCGGAAGCACCCAATAACCCACTAATGGCTGAGATTAGGAAGAGGATACCCAGTGAGTTGCTTAGAAGTATGTTGCCGGTTGGTGCTCACGACGACCCCCTAAAGATGCCCCTTCCAAATGTCATCCAATCAG ATGCACGCAACAAGGTTCCACAAGATAAGTTTGGCTGGAGGACTGATGAGGAGTTTGCTCGAGAAATGCTTGCAGGCGTGAACCCAGTGGTCATCAGACGTCTGAAG GACTTTCCTGCTAAAAGTACCCTAGACCGAAGAGTGTACGGGGACCATACCAGCAAAATTACTGAAGCCCATATTCAGCACAACCTGGAAGGCCTGACAGTGCAGGAA GCGCTAAGGAAGAACAGGCTCTTCATCCTGGACCACCACGATCACTTCATGCCATACCTTGACCAGATCAACAAGTTGAAGGGCAACTTCATCTACGCCACCAGGACCCTGCTGTTCTTGAAGGAAGATGGCACGCTGAAGCCCCTGGCCATCGAGCTTAGCCTGCCCCACCCCAACGGCCAGCGGCATGGCGCGGTGAGCAAGGTGTACACCCCTGCTCACTCAGGCGTCGAGCGCCACATCTGGCAGCTTGCCAAGGCTTACGTATGCGTCAATGATTCTGGATGGCATCAGCTGATCAGCCACTG GCTGAACACGCACGCGGTGATCGAGCCGTTCGTGATCGCGACGAACCGGCAGCTCAGCGTGGTGCACCCCGTGCACAAGCTGCTAAGCCCGCACTTCCGCGACACGATGAACATCAACGCCCTGGCACGCCAGACACTCATCAACGCCGGTGGCATCTTCGAGCTCACCGTGTTCCCCGGGAAGTACGCCCTCGAGATGTCCTCTTTCGTGTACAATAACTGGAATCTCACGGAGCAGGCCCTCCCCAACGATCTCATCAAGAG AGGCGTCGCCGTGCCGGACGCGTCGGACCCGTTCGGTGTCCGTTTGCTGATCAAGGACTACCCGTACGCCAAGGACGGCTTGATGATTTGGTGGACGATCGAGCAGTGGGTCAAGGAGTACCTGGCCATCTACTACCACAACGACGGCGAGGTGCGGCGCGACGCGGAGCTGCAGGCGTGGTGGAAGGAGGTCCGTGAGGTCGCGCACGGTGACCTCAAGGACAGGGACTGGTGGCCCAAGATGATCACCGTCAAGGAGCTCGCCAGGACGTGCACGACCATCATCTGGGTGGCGTCGGCGCTGCACGCGGCCGTCAACTTCGGGCAGTACCCGTACGCCGGGTACCTCCCGAACCGGCCGACCGTGAGCCGGCGGCCGATGCCGGAGCCAGGCACCAAGGAGTACGCGCAGCTGGAAGCTGGGCAGGAGGAGGCCGACAAGGTGTACATCCGCACCATCACCAGCCAGCTCCAGACCATCCTGGGCATCTCGCTCATCGAGATCCTCTCCAAGCACTCCTCCGACGAGGTGTACCTCGGCCAGCGCGACGAGCCGGAGCGCTGGACGTCGGACGCCAAGGCGCTGGACGCGTTCAAGAGGTTCGGCAGCCGGCTGGTGGAGATCGAGAAGCGCATCGTGAAGATGAACAACGACCCGGCGAACAAGAACCGGACCGGGCCCGTGAAGATGCCGTACATGCTGCTGTATCCCAACACGTCGGACGTCACCGGCGAGAAGGGCGAGGGACTCAAGGCCATGGGCATCCCAAACAGCATCTCCATCTGA